The Musa acuminata AAA Group cultivar baxijiao chromosome BXJ3-6, Cavendish_Baxijiao_AAA, whole genome shotgun sequence region TGTGGGGGAGGGGAAGGCCGGGTAGAGTAAAAGGGGGACGTGATGGCGACGGGCCGCGGCGGCTCCTCGCGTTGCACGCACGAGATCGATGGATCGATGGATAGGAAGGATCGATGACGACAACAAAGGTAGGGAAGTgggcgaggaggaagaggaggaggggaacCCGAGAGGCGGCAGTCGATGATGATGTCGTCGTCGCAGCGCAACGCGTACAGCTACGGGGACGCCCTCTACTGGGACGCTCGCTACCTCGCCGACGGAAGCGCCTCCTTCGACTGGTACCAGCGCTACTCCGCCCTCCGCCCCTTTGTTAGAAAGTACGTCCCCGTCTCTGCCGGCGTCCTCATGGTCGGCTGCGGCAACGCTGGTTCGTTCCTCTTCCCTCCTCCCCCACCTTTACCGTTATTCCGTGTGGCATCCGGTTCATTCATGTGGTCGTCACTTCTCGAAATTGAGAACTTATTAACGAGAACCACGTCTCGCTCAAACTTATAATTTTGTCGGCTTTTTTTGACGTGTTCCTTTTTTTAGATTTTGTGTTAGTTTAGGTTAGGCTTTCATTGTTCTGGGCAGGAATGCTTGATTTTTCTTCTTCATAGACTTGTTTATCACGGGAAAAAGGGTTGTTCTGTCAATGTTGAGCTATGAATTTAAGTTGGAATTGCTGAACCTAATCATGAATTGCATATTATACGTCTTCATTGTACCTGTTTTTGGTCTGGTTCGAACTTTTTTCTATAATTATAGTGATCTTCAGTTTTAAAGCTTTCAGTAGTTTTTGGCTGGTACTGGGTGTTCGATCATCAAGTTCAAACTCTGTTAGCTGATTGAACGCTTTGCAATCGTTCGGATGATCAATCGGATCTAAATGTGTCCTGTACGTTATTGACATATTCTAGAGGTAAATTTAGGCCTTTTTGTAGCCTTTGCATGTTTGACTTAGATTTTGCTCATTTAGTTAGGGTACAGATTGGATTTTCATTTTAAGCTAAGAGGAACGTTTCAGACTCATCCAGTGGTTAAAGATAGGAAATAGTGGTGACATATATGAGCTGCTTACTACTAGATTGTATAGGATATTCAAAGTAGTTAATAATTGGTACATTATCAATCATTTCAATTGTTTTtttcatataaagaaaaaagCTAATATCTTAGCTGCTGCATGTGGTTGTGAAATTATTATTCAAAGTTCATCATTTCTAGATATAGCATACTTATATAGCATTGTGCATGCACATAGACAAACATTATAAATACTATTTACCATGTTTGCATGCTTGTTATAGCTTATATCTTCTGTCTTTTTTCATGCTATTCGATAAAGAGTTGCCTAATATTTCATGTGACATGTTAGCATAAATGCTATTTAGTTTATATATGATACTTACTAAGTTCTTCATGGATTTCTATTGCTGACAAGTTGATTCAATCTATCTATCTGACCTTGCAGTTATGTCAGAGGATATGGTGAAGGATGGTTACATAGACATCATGAACATTGACATCTCATCAGTTGTGACAGAAATGATGAGAAAGAAATACACACATATTCCACAACTACGCTGTATCCTATTTTTAGTTATTCATATTCGGTATTCTATGTACCACAGCTACTAATTTTGGATAAGCAGAGGGATCTAGTCTTTTATCCTTATGATCAACAGACATGCAAATGGATGTAAGGGACATGAGCTTCTTTGATGATGAATCATTTGACTGTGTCATTGATAAAGGTACTAAACTATCTTTTTATTGCTATGTTATTTCTAGTTAGGTTTAAATACAttatacaaaattttctttttaattgtTGTTGTTTTAGTCACTTATCTCCATAATGATTTTGTTTAGGGACTTTGGATTCTTTAATGGTAAGTGCTCTGTGTTAAGctttataaaaacattaaaaggcaGTCATTCTTTGGGTTAACTGTAATTTTATCTGGATGTTAGTGCGGTGTGGATGCTACACTTAGTGCCTCCCGGATGCTAGAAGAAGTGAACAGGTTTGGGCTCCAgcaattgtttctttttttttttttctacaagtTCAATCATTGTAAAATGTCTAATATTTATCCAATATTATGTGTGTATGTTTTATTTACTTTGACATTTGTTATTTCCTTGAAGTTAGGCTTCTCAGACCTGGCGGGATCTATATGTTGGTAAATCCTGGTTCTTGAGTACATCTGGCAGTTTTAATCCAATGCATGACGTATGAATCCAGCATAAGAATTTGCTAATCTTGGCAGATAACTTATGGTGATCCATCAGTTCGAATTCATCGTTTAAACCAACCAGGATGCAGTTGGAATATTATATTGTATATTATACGTAAGTTCGAAAGTCTCCTCTCAATGTCTGTGTCCAcattttttttctgttctttctATTATACTTTTAGGCAAGTTGCAAATGGTATCGGACCTCTGGTTGTGCATGAAGTTTGGTGTGTTAACAGGGCCTTAGAAAGGAATAGACTACCAGTTTATCCCTTTGAATTggcaaaaattatatatatatatatatatatatatatatatatatatatatatatatatatatatcatttagctATTAATTTTAACTCCAGTTTGTGTTATAATTTCTAAGACAAATTTACAAAAGCTTGTAAGGTATGGAGCATTTCATATCCTTTGTGTATTTTCCTTAGTTtgaaaatattgaaaataaaTACCATCCTTATGAGGAGCATACATAACTTGTTTAAGCAAAACAATATTTAAGGCAAATTTTAAAGTTTTGATGATTGGTTGTTTTAGTAAATGTCCTCAACCAATATACTTAGAACTAGTTAATTTGAAAATTACCTAGATTTTTTAGTCACACATTCATTTGCTCCTTTATCTTGATGAAGAAAGTCCTTTATATTATTCAAATCTTTTTACTAAATTAACCTTAAAAAAAACCTTTAGAAAAGTAAGATGAGGCGAAATATAGATTGAGGCCATTGCTCCTCCATGTCCCCAGTGATGTCTATTAGACAATATATGAACATCTTCCAAGTGTATTTGATAGTCAACTTTGCAAAGAGGCCCAAATCTTCCTCAACTTTCTGGTTCAAGTTGAGCAACTAAATTTTAATTGACCTTTGAAGTTATAATATGGATTTGACTGATAGAGTACCTTATTGGGTTTGGGTTTGACTCATTTGACTAAGTTGTGCCTTCTTTTGAAATGTTAAACCTGACAAACTTAAGGAGAACAAAGACAGGTGGAGACGGGAAGTAATGATATATCTGGGTGAAAGCAAGGAAAACATCAGAACTGAGAGAAGAAATGAAAGGTGGGGAAAATTTTTATCGTGGACATCAGTTGATATCTATTGTATGTGTGGTTATGGTTGGTATAACCTAGCTTGTATTATTGATTATCAACCATGACTCGTATCTTGCACTACTAGTATATCTAGGTATAGTAACAATAAGACTTGGATAGGTTGTTGCTGTTATTGTGCACTTCAGTCACTAGAGCATTGGGTCTGACAAGGACTTAGGTTGTGTTTAGAAACACATTCGTATTTTTAATATGCAGTTGAAGAAAGGGGTTTGAGTGAATATGTGGTTCTAGAATGCTTTGAGTCTTTGGtaaacaatagatgaaaactGTATTTTAAATGTCTATTGATGTCagtgttgtttggtaaaattatatttcaaaagttcattgaatattttgtgataaatttactcttctaataattttaatatttattctaaaatgaatacatatttttaaataaataaataaaatcttaaaaaaattttgtatggcccaaatatataatatataaaaaatataatcataaataatctttaaaactaaataaataaaaatatcatattatagaaaatataaatgatgTTGGTTTTTTACTAAATCATTGTagtaatcttataattttagataaagtcaTAAAGTACTTTTggaatttgaaaaattatattagcatcctACAAATGTTGAAATGCTAATACTACCTTGATGTAACATCAACATTTGAACATTTCTAATATAGCATCTTGGTCAGATGCAACTTTAAAAAATTTACCAAACACTAATTCACATTTAAAATCTGTATTGGGCCATCaatacacatttcaaatgtgttcCCAAATGCATGTTATTGTTTGTAATTAGAGCTGGGCCATCGCTCTTACTAATAATCATCACACACTCAGAAGTCATCAATAGCATCACCAAACCTGACAAAAGTAGCTTGCATCATCCTCAACCTGGCTAAACGGCAACCGCTTTTGTTGAGCTAGCAATACAACTCCAATTTTTGGTTACAAATGAAGTAGGATAGTTAATTGCTCGTTTCTCTCTTTATTGATATTTCAACTGGGTGTCACTTGCAGTGGAGTGCTATTTTTATTCTAGTGCAAGATCATTAGATATTTTCTTATGAcagttcatctctctctctcttgttttccTTGTGTTTGGAATCTTTTTATTGTGTCCTTCATCACCATAATGACTGAGAATTATTTCAACTTTTCAGAAAGACATagtacaaattttgaatctcaacATCAACTGATTTGATGTGCTTCTTTCAAATATAAACTGACAGCCAAGTTACCCGCAGTTTTTCCATTGTGTAAGTGAGGCTTTTGATCTGATCGGCTATTTTAGTGGTAGATTGCAGATTCACAATTATGATCCACATCTATCTATTAGTCTCATTATAAATTGGATTGCCACTTTGAGAAACTATACATCATGCAGTCTCTTGTGATCGTTATTGTCATACTCGTACCTATCCGGATTAGCTAGTCTATTCTTGAAGCATTTTTGCATGTTGGAAATCTTCGATATTGCATAAATTCATATTGAAGTATCCAAAGTACTTACCTAATCTTTTTTGCAAATATGTATCATGTAAATTCTTGGGCATATATGAGTGTACCAGATAATGTTGCCTATAGTTGAtcctgttctctttttgacttcacATTAATGGCACTTATCAACTCAGTATTTACCTTGTATACATCGTATTACCTTCTGTTTTACATTGAATTTTCAAATAGAATGTGCAATACGCATGCCTACATATTTTTACCTTTTTAAATTTGCTTTCACAGGTATCTGAAGGGTAAAATATACAGTTGGTGTACAATATCTTCATTTTCTTATCTTCTAGAAGTGTCCCTGCAGTTAAccatttgatttatatttttctttgtcgGTATACTAAGATTTGTTTTATGCATCAGCATCTACTAACTCACTAAGACAAAGAAATTGCATAAAAGTATTTTATTATTGTTGCTTACAATATAACTGCTCTTTTCCAGCCAGGCCAGGATTCCAAAGCCATGGAGGATGTAGTTCGCAAAGGTCAATCATGGAACCTGTGCCACTTACCAAATGTGGTCAGCTACCAGCAGGTTTTGTTCTTGAAGATCCAGACTCGCACTACATATATGTTTGCGAGAAGGAACATGGACTATTAGGGATTGCTCAGAGGGATTGCTCATCAGCATTGAAGTAGCTGGCTCCTCAGGATATTTTAATTGTTGTTGTATTCCCAAAATGCTGCTGCGGAGACAACAATCTCAGTCATAGTGATCTCTGCCGCTCCAACTTTTCTCCTTACACAATTAGGCCTTGATTCCTGTCTATCAAGGTTGGAAAACATTTACAATTTCATTTACATTTTATGATCTACCAAACAATGATTCGGATATGACTGAAATTAAGGTCTGCAGTTTCTATTCATTAAGTGAAGATTGTATTTATTTTTTCTgtgatattttatatcaataacTGTATAAATCCTTTTCTGAAATAGAAAGGGTGGAAAGAGTAACGTCCACCAAATCATGCTATCTCTGGTAGCTATTTGATGCAACTCCAGCTATTTATTACATCTAATGCCGTATACTATATGGAAGCACTCCTCTCCAATATagttaaagaagaaaaaaagcctTTAAAAATATGTTGAAATTgcatttattgtttatttttagGTTTCAAATTTCATTATCGATATTAATAATGAATTGCACCAAGGTTATTTCAAATTTGCACCTTGATGTTTGTAACACACTTGGAAGCTGTTGAATTGGTCATAACTACATCAGGTTTTACTTGCGATAAGGTCATAACTACATCAGGTTATTATCAATATTAAGCATCTTATCCATTCTCTTCATCTTTGTGTAGATAATGAtattgaaaagaaaaagagactTAAATTCTTATTGTTCGATATGTAGGTTGATTTCAAAAACAATCGAGGTCTACTTTCAAGTTCATATTAGTCTTAGATACCGGAGAACTGGAGAGTTTAGATCGAGACTCTACAAAAACTATGTCATGGGATTGCCAGACAAGGTCCCTCTAATGTTTGTTAATATGAATTCAGATGATTCATCAAAGTTAATGAGTATGTTCAGCTAGTCGAGTATCCTTAGAGTGCACTTGATGGCTAGGAGCTTTTTTTGTAGCATATTGAGATGAGGATGTGGTAAATGTCGAAAACAGTTATGTGCATCATTTAACCATCAATAGAATATGAGGTCATGTGTCAAACCTAATAGTTACATAGTAAGGGATTTGTCAAGTTAGCTTTTTAGCCAACGTTACGTAGTTAACCTCATGAGGTTGAGTTGACATCCTTATACATCACTGACCTCGTAGGACCAAGTCTCATACTGTCAAACGTGAGTGACATGTCAATGATTTCCTATATGTCATGCCTCCTATATCATATGCCCACATCATATTTGGGCATATGAAATGGATCTAGACACAATGTGCTAATATGTTGTCGATCACATCAGATACTTATTAATTGATATTCCATAGCTAAGTTAGTCGCATCGTTGAGGGTTGTTTCCTTGTCGGATTTGGTTGTATCATCATTATAGAATGCTTTATGGTTGATTCGATTGTGTCATTGTCAAAGGATGCTTCTTAGTTGAGTTTGACTACATCGTTGTTAGAGAGCTTTTTTTAGTCAATTCGATCATGTCATCATAGAACGATGCTTCAAAGTCAGGTTTAACCATGTTGTCATCAAGGGGCACTTCATGGTTATATTTGACATATTATCATCAAGGGATGCTTTATATCGGATTTGACTATATCATGGTGGCTCTTCATGTATATGTTACTCACGTTGCTAACTTTTGTCGCTTTGGGGCTTTGGCTTGCATAATAaacattacaatgatttagatccTCTCTTATGGTCTTTCACCATTGCATTTATTTTTCTTGGGTGTAATGTTTTAATTATATTGTCTGATCTAATTTGgtttgatttttaaaaatttataatgatTTCCTAACATATTACATTCATGGTCCAATTAAAAAATTACACGTCGACTCTCAACTAGGGGTTGAGTTTGAGAGTCACCTTGTCTCTATAAATATATGATGACTTTTTACCTTTCACTttatgcactcttatgaaccttcTGTTAAGACCTTTGGATATATAAGTTTAAGAATGTTTAGTGGACTCTCAAACCTTCGCTTTCAAAGGTTTGAGATGTCCTCCTCTTTATTTTCCATGGTCTCGAATTACTGTGTATCCCTTCCCATCCTTCGATCCTTACTAGCCGTACTTTCTCCTCCTTAAAGAGGTCGAAGATGCTATGACAAGGGAGGTTGCCCCTCCAAGTGTGATTTCTTTGGATGGTGGATCTTAGTAGTCTATAAATGACTCCTTTAATATTGACTCGGATACCAATTTGGAAGACTTGAAACATCTTTGGTATATGTACTCCATCCCACTCAAGTTTGAGCTTATAGTTTCTCAATCTAGTGATCGATCCTATATATCAAATCATTAATTCTGCACTTATATAAATGCACTAGAGGTAGGCTTAAGTTCTCTTTATTTTTGTCAAGATCTTCCAGGTTTTAGAGATTTTTTCTACTCAGATAGTGTCAAACTTATGATATTATCTTATAATGTTCGTAAGGGAATATCATGGTCTCAACATAAACCTAACACTAATCCTATTATATGCATGCtacaatatgtgcttcaagtgtgTGGTATCCTTTTAGCTTGAAGTGGACGCAATGTTTAGGGGCCCTCGAGCTTCGATGAGTGTTAggaggaaatatttttttttatgtttctttaaAGGATGGCTTTCTAGCCTTACTTGGCCATCTAGAAGTCTGCTAGGTCATAGAGGCCGAACTCATCGTCTCACCCCAGGGTCGGTAATTAAGGCTTTCTTACCTTTATTTATGAGTTTGATATCCTTTTAGTTGTTGTTACTATTCTTGATTTtgcttttcaaaaaaaaaaaaaagatcttactAGTGGACTTTCTTATACCATCGACAAGAGAAAGCATAAGAAGTGATAACAGGAGTTGCAATAGTAATGAGAAAAACGACAATAATAGGAGTAGCCTGTGAACCACGAAAGGTGTTGTCCGATCCCTAAATTGAGAATTCCCTTCATGCTAGAGGAAGAAAAATAGACTTTAGGTTGGGTCCTCGACAATGACAAATGAATCAAGAATCCTTATAAGGGAGTAGGAGGAAGATGACGAAGAAAGTATTTAGCTCCTGAGATCCCAAGCACTCCTCGACTACTCAAGGGGAGAGGTGGTGAAAGATCCCAAGCTAACTAGGGTCCACTTCTAAGTCTGCCTTAGGTTGAGGTGTTGGAAAATCGAGGGACTAGGCCAAAACTCTACAACTACATTAGAGTCATGCTCAAAGAGTCTCTCTGATGCTTAAACCAGTATGAGTTCAAAAGTTTTGGTAGAGTATCAAAGTTTATGAGTATATTCAGCTAGCGCAACTTCTTAAGAATGCACCTCAAGTGCATTTTTATTATGGATGAGTGATTATTGGCTTGAGGCTCTGATAAATATCAGGAATAATTATACGTATTATTTGACAATCAATAGACCGTGAGATCATGTGTTGGGCCTAGTAATTATGGAGTAATAGTTTTGTCAAGTCAACTTTCCCATTAGTGTTATATAGCTAACCTAATGGGTCGAGTTGACATCCTCGTAGATGCCATGTTGCCAACCTTGTGAGATCGAGTCTCATCTGATATGTCGAATAAGTGGAAGTGATATGTTAATAATGATTGCCTATATGTCATACTATAAAGCGttgtaatatatatttatatataacataaaattttagggataatttatttgaaaaaaagTCCCACCACCCTTCCCCAATTCATTTTTATCGGATGACATCCTATATTTAAAAATTACTAataatatcatttttatattaataaaaaatatatatcaatccaTTTTTATCTACTTCGTCTTTTCCTCTCGTTttctccctttttctttttccctcttAAACATTATTCTCTCCTTATCTTCGATTCTCTCCTCCCTCCTCTATTTGGAACATTGAGTTTGATTATAGAACTGTACTAAATACCTCTCTTTCTCCACAACCACCCGTCCTTATATCCTTCCTTGATCTTGCCTACCAATGACCCCTACGAGAGTATTAGGGAGGGACAAAATTGAAAACTCAAAACCAAAAGGATAAACCCAGAgatcaacaataaaaaatatatcagaaaGCTCACACAAGATTTAACATGGTTTCATAATTTTCACTTGTATCCATGGAGAAAATTAAATTATGGTTTCATAATTTTCACTTGTATCCAtggagaaaattaaaattttcactgTGTGAGATCAATTACACCTTGAGTTATCCCTACTCAAGCATGATCCCCGTATATATCCTCTCATATATTTAAATTcctaataatttatacttttcttTCACTCTCAAAAAACCTTGAAAAAAATCCTCTCTAGACACCCTAGAGAAAAACCTAGGAGTACCCAAAGTATTCTTCATACTTTGCTCTCTCCTATGAAAACCTAGAGATAcatgatatttataaaagaatcaaattcTAACTATCATAGTTTTCTTCCTTCACAAGGATTTTTCTTATACTAGGATTCTATTCTCTTGAGACACTAGCTTTAGGAATCTTAAGATGCTTATACTTGATAATTCTCTTGATAAATATTGTTTTTCACTTTTATATCTCTCGAAGAGAATATACtttgttttaagttttttttctgATCTTTGTTACTTAtccttattgaatatctaatcaTTAGATCTTTATATAATTTGTTAGGGAGGGACAGGAGACTTTCAAAACCAAAAGAATTTCAAAGATTAACAATCAATAACATACTAGAAATCTAATGTAAGATTTAATGTGATTCGATAATTTCCACCTATCCATTgagaaaatcaaaatttttatcatTTGAAATCAAATAGAAAATTCTTGAATTATCCCCACTCATCCCCTTGTATATCATCTTGTATATCATCTCATAAAGATATTATACCTAAAAATCTTAGATAGCACCATCTCTAAGCACCCTAGAGAAAAAATTTATAAACACCCAAAATATTTTTGGAATCTAGATATATGAGATACTTATAGAAGAATCGAATCAACATGAAAACTCTTtttcatattaatattttttattctccTCAGATATTAATATTAGGAAATCCAAAATACTTTCGATCCTAATAAAAGTATTATAATTGCACACCGGAAGGTGCAATAAGAATATGTTAACATCAACTTTTTTTATAGCACTGTCTCGAGTGGATCCTTTCTCGAAAATGTTCCATAGCCCACAAATCACAAATATTTGGGTGCCCAACTTTTTAAAGGCTGCTTCATGGAATTTTTTTTCCTGCCATTTAGCTCTATTTTAATTGTCTTAATGGGTTATTACTGTTACTTTCTTGTATGTATGTTTCTCAGTTAGAAAATAGGTAATCCTATTTATTCTaccttttttttccccttcagTTGAAGACTCTCCAACTTCATTTCACTCATCTCATTGTTTGATAGTTCTTTGAGTTAAAAGTTTGAGGTTGCAGATTTTGTCAGGCATGGAGTAATGTGATGCCACTCAGAAAGAAAACGAAGAGGGCAATAAAATTATGTGATTTATTAAACGTTACTTTACTAAACAATAACATCATAAAAAACATCTTGTCAGCTAACACAATAAATGTAATGGGGTCAACAGTTACGTATGACTCGTATATTCCCTTGATAATTTTCCAGTTAACAGTTATATACAGGTTATAAATGGTGTGTCTACAAAAAGAATTAGTAATTGTATGGGGGTGAAAGAATATAACTATGGAGAACATTTCACTATACTGTGGCATCAGACCAGTGGATGGACTGATCAGGTAGCTGATTCACGACAGGGTTTCCTGTGCCATCAACGTCCAGCGTAAGAGTGTCACCAGGTTTGTAATCTCCCGCGAGAATCGCCTCGCTAATGACATCCTCGATGATCTGAGTGACGGCCCTTCTCAGAGGCCTTGCACCGTAGTTTCTATCAAACCCTTGTTCGCACACCAAGTTCATGATGGCATCTGATACCTCCAGACCGATTCCAAGAGACGACAGCCTACTCTTGACTTGttcaagcattatattcaaaattGCCAGCATCTGAAAAAGGAAAGCAACCAATTGAGATTGATGTAACGGCGATGCAAACTTGAAAATCTAAACCTAGGTGCTATGGTAGCTCTAGAATTTGGGAAGCATGCTCTCAAATTAGTCCTGCACTTAAGCAAGCATTTAGGATTGaatcctttggtaaataaattACTTGGTATACCATTATCAAGATAAAGTAACTTTGACAGATTAATAATAGAGGAACAGACCTGAGTTTGCTCAAGCGAGCGGAACACGACGACCTCATCAATTCTGTTGAGTAGCTCAGGCCGGAAGTATGCCTTCAACTCTTCCATCACTAGTGCTTTCATCGATGCATATGAGTTAGATACTGTGTCTTCTGCAATCAAGAATCCTATGCTTCGTTTACCCTTGGAAATTGCTTCAGATCCCACATTAGATGTCATGACAATCAATGTGTTCTTGAATGAAACTCTCCGCCCCTATTGCACAAGAAGAAAACACTGAGGGTAAAACACTACTTCATGCAATATAAATGAGAACCGCATAACACCTGACATAGCAATAATGTTCCTAATGATATTGAAGACTGTTATATCATGCCTTTTAGAATGGAGAGTGAGATATCTCATGGCAGGGGTGGAAAACATTACAAGCAATATGTACAATTAATTGTACGACAGAAGCTTAATCTATGGCATTTTGATAAAAGCAGTTAAAATCAAGCTATTCATGCCCATCGAAACTGAGAAAAGAAAGTGAATATGAAAAAGTTCATATTACACCACAGAGATGAGACAACATCAGGCAGGGGCAAAGTTTCTTCTTGACTGAGACGACAATATGTAAGGGGGATAACTATATTTAAaacaagaaaaatgttaattatcTTTAACAAGTACAAGGAAATTAAAATCATGCCATGGGTTTCTGTACTAGATTTGATTATGATAATCTAGAACCTAAACGCAGCACCACAAGAGGGCAATAAAACTGGAAATGCATTCAAATAGTTGTAAATTAATAGAATCTAATTAATATTTTGGTCTATCTAAAAATATCAATAGAGCATATCTTGTAAATTATTTCACAATAGACATTACGTGACCATCATGCCTTCCCTAGACACTCAAATAGATGTATTTGAGTATTGCAATACTGTTTTAGGACTTGAACTTGTTGATCACTGCATTATCATGAAGACCTCACTATGCTGCTGTAGAATTAAGCTTAGTTTTAACTGTTATCACGTCATAGAAGTACTTGCTAGGGAATTTTTTTAAACTATCAAATGAATATAGAAAACTTTGAAAAAGTGTGCTGAATTACAGCAATAGAAAATTAAAGAAGAGTTTCAATCATAAATATCCAATTTGATATATATGATAAGCTTTAGCGGATAAAGCAAAACATTTAGAGCAGCAGAAAGATGTTTTTACAAACCTGAGAGTCGGTTAGGTGACCATCTTCAAATACTTGGAGGAGAATATTAAATATGTCAGGGTGAGCTTTCTCTATCTCGTCAAGCAAAATCACTGTGAAAGGTCTTCTCCTAACTGCTTCAGTCAAAGTACCACCATCTCCATACCCAATGTAACCTGGCGGAGATCCTATAAGCTTGCTCACAGTATGCCGCTCCATGTACTCGCTCATATCCAATCGCAGCATTGCGTCCTCCTTTTATATTAATACACTATTTAGACTTTAGAGAATCAAACAAGTAGCAGCAAAACCAAAATGGATAAGTTGTTTACATAAATGCATGTTGTGAGAACCATGTATAATGAATGATGGAAGATTAAATGTCACCTGAAACCATTTGCTGGAATGACTACTAAAACCAATTTACCACAAAAGTAGAAACGATGAAGTTATTTCAATTGCATATTTGGCAAGGCTACATGCTTATTTAATGAAGCTTGAGTTACATATGAAGCAATCAATGCCTATATAGCAATTCAAATTTCATAAATGGTTAACTAGCTAAATTTAGTAGACATGTTCTGAaagtagaaagagagagagagagagagagagagagagagagagagaccgatcCAAAGTAGGAAGCTGCTAATGCTTTTGT contains the following coding sequences:
- the LOC135640658 gene encoding uncharacterized protein LOC135640658 isoform X1, coding for MMMSSSQRNAYSYGDALYWDARYLADGSASFDWYQRYSALRPFVRKYVPVSAGVLMVGCGNAVMSEDMVKDGYIDIMNIDISSVVTEMMRKKYTHIPQLRYMQMDVRDMSFFDDESFDCVIDKGTLDSLMCGVDATLSASRMLEEVNRLLRPGGIYMLITYGDPSVRIHRLNQPGCSWNIILYIIPRPGFQSHGGCSSQRSIMEPVPLTKCGQLPAGFVLEDPDSHYIYVCEKEHGLLGIAQRDCSSALK
- the LOC135640658 gene encoding uncharacterized protein LOC135640658 isoform X2, which codes for MMMSSSQRNAYSYGDALYWDARYLADGSASFDWYQRYSALRPFVRKYVPVSAGVLMVGCGNAVMSEDMVKDGYIDIMNIDISSVVTEMMRKKYTHIPQLRYMQMDVRDMSFFDDESFDCVIDKGTLDSLMCGVDATLSASRMLEEVNRLLRPGGIYMLITYGDPSVRIHRLNQPGCSWNIILYIIRQDSKAMEDVVRKGQSWNLCHLPNVVSYQQVLFLKIQTRTTYMFARRNMDY